Part of the Aquimarina sp. TRL1 genome, GCTGGTATCGGAAAATCCAAGTTGATTTATGAGATAAAAAAAGAAATCCATCAACAACAATACGCTATAAAAGAGTGCAGGTGTCTCCCGGAGCACCAAAATAATGCCTTATATCCTTTCTTTTATATGCTTCGTAATCATTGGGAAATTGACACCATACAAACAGTGGTAGAAACCATTGCTATACTCGAAAAGGAATTAGAAAAAATAGGTTGTGAATTAACCGAGAGTATGCCTATCCTCTGCTCCTGGCTTTCCATTCCATTACCGGACTCTTATACGATTACCCCCAGTCCGCCTGAACAACAAAAAAACATCCTGTTTTCGATATTAAAAAATTATATCCTCTCTTTAGGAAACGATCTTCCTTTTCTTCTTATTATAGAAGACCTTCATTGGACTGATCCCACCAGTAAGGAATTTATAGAATTCTTACTAAGTGATCTCTCCGATCATTCATTATTGATGATCATGACAGCCAGGCTGGAATTTACTCATGAATGGAAGCAAACATACCATCGAGATATTTCATTAAAAACACTCTCTAAAACATACACCCGTAATCTGATACTTGGTGTATTAGAAGGAGGAGAACTCGATCAGGAAACTTTAAACTATATCGCACAAAGAACAGATGGAATTCCTCTTTATATAGAAGAACTTACTAAAATGCTTCATGATCAAGGTTATTTGACTCAGGAAGATAACTTATACCAACTAATCAAAAAAGAAGCAATCAAGAATATTCCGGTAACCTTAAAAGATTTATTAAATGCTCGCTTAGATACTCTTGGGTTTGCCAAAGAAACTGCACAATTAGCTGCTGCAATCGGAAGAGAATTCTCCTATGACATTCTGATAAAATCTTCCTTACGGGATGAAGGACTGGTACAAAATGATCTGGATATTCTGGTCAGTGCCGATTTAATTTATCGTCAACGAAAAGTAGAAGGAGAAAGTTATATTTTCAGACACGCATTAATTCGTGATGCCGCTTATGACGGGATGGTTTCTTCTTATAAAAAAGAAGTACACCTGAGAATTGCCGATGCCTTAAAAAATGAATTCGAAACACAAACGTTTATAGATGCTTTCTTAATTGCGACGCACCTTGCTGAAGCCGAAAAATATGAAGAAGCTTGTGAATACGGGATTAAAGCAGCCAAAAATTCTCTAGAACATTCTTCTAATTTAGAAATAAAATCAATAACTAATTCTTTACTTAATTGGGTTCCACAAATAAATGACGAAATAGTGAAAAACGCTATTGAATTCAAAGTCAATTTTTTAAGATACCCATCGATCACAGCAATACATGGAATAGGTCATGAAGAATTAACCAATCTTAGTACTAGGAATAATGAAATTGATAATTTTCTAACTTCGAAAAATTATTTTGAGCATAAGAAAGATCAATTTAATACGAGATTTCTTAATTCTTTTACTTTATTACAAAATGAATTATATACAGGTAATTATGACGCTGCTATAGAAATAGGAGAAGAAATTTTAGCTGAATCAGAAGTTTTGAAAAATAGACATTATAAAATATTAGTCCTACCTAGTCTTGCTCAGACATATCACATTAAAGGAAACTTAACAAAGGCTGAACAACTTTTAAATACAGGATTAAAACTATACAATGATAATGAAGATAAAGAACTATGGAAAACTTTTGGTATAGAGGCTAAAGCTAATAGCTTATATATCTTAGGTTTTTTAAAATGTTGTTTAGGTGAAATTGATAATGCATACAAATTATGTAATGAAGGGTATGAATGGTCAGAAAAAATAGGATGCTCAATGTTCAGTGATTTTGGAAAAGTATTCTCATGTTGGATTGCTTATGTATGTAATGATAAAGAAAAAATTGATGAGACTATCTCTTCTTATTTTATAAAGACTAATAAGAGTGAGAAAGAATGGGCTGGTTCTTATGGAATTTTACTATATGAATGGGCAAAAAACTCTAATAAATATTCAGAATCATTTATAGATAATATTATACTTCAAAAAAGAGTTGGAGGATTATCTATATGGGAGTCCTTACTAGGAGAGATTCATTCAAATATTGGGGCGCATCAATATGCCATTAAACGAATGAAAAGCACATTAGTCAGAGCAAAAGAATTAAATGAAAAATGGGGACTTCCATTTGTTCATAAATCTTTAAGTCAAGCTTTTTTTAAAGAAAAGGGGTACATTTCTGAAGAATGTAAAAAACATTTCTTACTTGGAATACAAGAAGCTAAAAATCAAGGAGCTAAATGGATTGAATTAAATATAGCTTATTCTTATTGTGATCTTTTAATTAAAGAAAATAAAAAAGAAGAAGCTTTAGAATTATTAACCCCTTTAGTCAATGAGTTTCCCCAAACAACGGAAGCTCCTTTATATAAACATTCATTAAAATTAATTATAAACAACAAAAATTAAACACTATGATCAATAGCAAAGATGAGTACGAAGGTGATGAAAATATATTAATTGGAATCAAAGACAATGATGAATGGAAAACTGCATTTCTTCGTTTAGTCTGTGATATTTGGAGTAATAAAAACATAAATGGAAAAGATGTCTATGAAATGGATTTTAAAGAGATTCGGGAACTTTTTATTAATCGATATAACTACACTCCTCCATCTAATCTTCGTATTACACTTACAGAATACAAAGGACAAAAATCGTATAAAAGAAATTTAGAAGAAAAGAAGGTTAATGGATGGTATGAAGTATTGAAGGATAATAATTCAGAAAATGCTTATTTTTCAACTGTCCAAATGATGGTACCTCCCAAACCTGAAAACGATGAGGACCTTGCTGCTGCTGTAACTGATTATATGGCTGCTGGAAAAGCATATCCTTTCACAATTGCCTAAATTTTATCGAAATGACTCTTAAAAAACAATTCAATGAAGATGGGTTTATTATTTTTTCTGACCCTTTATTTGATAAAAAAAGTTTGGAGTTAATTCGTCATAAGTATACAAACATCTTTAAAGGAAAGGAAAATCATTCTTTTCCTTTAAAGAATTGTTGGAATATTGGAAATCTCGATTTAATTCAAAAAATAGATCAATCTCATCTCTATGATCCATTAATACTAAACTTGTTAAAAAGTAATGTTTTTGGTAAAAAAGCTGCGGAGATTACAAATGCAACTCGAATATCAATCTGTGCTACCCATTTCTTTTTTAAGCCTTGTAATGGAAGTATGTTAGGTAATATAGGATGGCATACTGACTCTAAATATGTTGATTTCGAAAATGGAACATTACTAGGCGCATGGATACCTATAAGTGATGTCTCTGATGACTCCGGGACTCTAACCTTTTTAAAAAAATCTCACTTTTGGAAACAGAATAATATATCTCCTGCTAACGATGGAATGGAAAGAAACCTTAAAAAGCAAGCTACTATAATACAAAAAGAAGCTCCTGTTAATTATAAATGGGAAGAAACTCCTATGATCTCTAAGT contains:
- a CDS encoding TOMM system kinase/cyclase fusion protein; the encoded protein is MNTSNNQKADSDLEIKNYTIIELIGEGGYGKVYKALQKSTEQTVAIKLLKFSLTLDENKKKQQIHRFERETKLCAEISHPNIVKMLDKGYTTTGEPFAVFEYISGVTLKDLIIKNNGLAPQKAALLMGQVLDALVSAHKKGIVHRDLKPQNIMVTNTGAAPVAKVLDFGIGAITHEVRSKDYMSLTLTKEMVGTPAYSAPEQLRGEAPTVKSDLYAWGLVLIECLTGQPVIHGNSVAEIFQQQLHPSNIVLPASLAGHEIADILRKVLDKKSRTRIGDATRLYNDFIKINFQSLVGNLSEKKVTHAIDSDTEVNEMVWTPTANEKRQINVLAIKLGMTVTKQCALDTETIETIHQDQLRNCEDIAIRYGGYTAGKITNNLLIYFGYPQVSDNDARRAGRTALEIISQIKRRGETLLQQQGLEFHIRIAIHSGDVMINPNATPDGKVPGTAFDLLYQTRDNSVQVTETSKKLLDPYLVFKKPTHIQLAFSHEAIPIYELVGEHQMEASSFLRPWSANRAMIGRIKEKNTILSAWKDTITGNGSSILIKGRAGIGKSKLIYEIKKEIHQQQYAIKECRCLPEHQNNALYPFFYMLRNHWEIDTIQTVVETIAILEKELEKIGCELTESMPILCSWLSIPLPDSYTITPSPPEQQKNILFSILKNYILSLGNDLPFLLIIEDLHWTDPTSKEFIEFLLSDLSDHSLLMIMTARLEFTHEWKQTYHRDISLKTLSKTYTRNLILGVLEGGELDQETLNYIAQRTDGIPLYIEELTKMLHDQGYLTQEDNLYQLIKKEAIKNIPVTLKDLLNARLDTLGFAKETAQLAAAIGREFSYDILIKSSLRDEGLVQNDLDILVSADLIYRQRKVEGESYIFRHALIRDAAYDGMVSSYKKEVHLRIADALKNEFETQTFIDAFLIATHLAEAEKYEEACEYGIKAAKNSLEHSSNLEIKSITNSLLNWVPQINDEIVKNAIEFKVNFLRYPSITAIHGIGHEELTNLSTRNNEIDNFLTSKNYFEHKKDQFNTRFLNSFTLLQNELYTGNYDAAIEIGEEILAESEVLKNRHYKILVLPSLAQTYHIKGNLTKAEQLLNTGLKLYNDNEDKELWKTFGIEAKANSLYILGFLKCCLGEIDNAYKLCNEGYEWSEKIGCSMFSDFGKVFSCWIAYVCNDKEKIDETISSYFIKTNKSEKEWAGSYGILLYEWAKNSNKYSESFIDNIILQKRVGGLSIWESLLGEIHSNIGAHQYAIKRMKSTLVRAKELNEKWGLPFVHKSLSQAFFKEKGYISEECKKHFLLGIQEAKNQGAKWIELNIAYSYCDLLIKENKKEEALELLTPLVNEFPQTTEAPLYKHSLKLIINNKN
- a CDS encoding phytanoyl-CoA dioxygenase family protein; translation: MTLKKQFNEDGFIIFSDPLFDKKSLELIRHKYTNIFKGKENHSFPLKNCWNIGNLDLIQKIDQSHLYDPLILNLLKSNVFGKKAAEITNATRISICATHFFFKPCNGSMLGNIGWHTDSKYVDFENGTLLGAWIPISDVSDDSGTLTFLKKSHFWKQNNISPANDGMERNLKKQATIIQKEAPVNYKWEETPMISKSGGLSFHHNNVWHYSQENTSSEDRMSISIALFIEEDNQLEKLTSITNKLWPISESNNSPIVIYDRTQTPLND